DNA sequence from the Parachlamydia acanthamoebae genome:
TGTGCAAAAACTATTCTAAATGCTAAACAAGACTGGGATGTGATCATTGCTGGACGCCATGAAGAAAGGATAAACGCTCTCATGGAATCCTAAGGATTTTGTTGGTTAATCCAAATATTTAACTGTTCGAAAGTTATTTCTAAACCTGGAATGAATTATAAGAAAGATTAATAAGTAAACGGTGAAAAATTCGATGAGCGAAAGTCCTCGCTGGATCTTCCTTTAGCAATTCCATTCTCAGATCTAAAGGAATATAAAATCAACATTCAGCTGATATACATCCAACCAATGACCCGTATAAGCCAATAGGACTTCATAAAGAGGGCGTCGTACTTAACTTTTAAACTTTCCGCTCCAAAGCAACGATACGATTTACCCAAATCTCTATTTTTTCGGGGTATAACTTGATATTTTGTTGCCCTTTTTCATCCAAGTTTTTCTACTAATCCTGCAGTAATCATTTCGATCAACCATCTTTTTCATGCTGCGCTCAGAATAATCACTCCCCCTCACTAGCAATTAAATCAGGCAGACTAATAGGCTCGATTTCCAAACTCATTTATGCAATACAGCCAACTTTTTATCTTTAGCTTTCGTTTGAACACCTTATTTTCGTGATATGGCCAATTAAGCCAGGCAATGAATAGATTTCAGGTTAACAAGTTGGTGTTCCAGAAAACATGGGTTATTCATTGCAAAATTTCTCAAAATGAATCAAAATTTCCGGCTATTCCGCCGAATATATCTTTCTTTTTTAAAACTTACCATTCTTACGTTAAAGCAATGATGATACATTCTCAAATTTCTAGCTTACCATCCTTCGAAAAATCAAAACATTTGTTCAATACATTTTCGAAATCTTCTCTAAGTCTTTTGGGAAGATCCACACAATATCCTTACAGTTCTTCTAAACCACTTGTTTTCATCCATACAAAAAAAATTTTCACCACAACAGGTAAAAATCCCAAAAATCTTTTTCAAGCGACTCGTGCACGACACTTCTCACGGGATAAAAAATGGATTTACACATTAGCAGGAATTGCCACTGCAACGGGTGCTGGAGTCTTATTTTACAATCACAATCAGAAAGAAAAAGCCGCTGTAATTGCTACACAAAATGCAACGAAAATCCCAAAATATGGACCTTTATACGACAACAAAACCCTTGTATTACATGGAGTGGGCTGCAAAGTCTGGAAAATTGCCTCTATCCTTAATCATGGAATTTTATCATTTCAAGCAGCCAAAGACAAAAAGCTTGTCTTGGGATTAAATTATGGACATGAGGGACTACCGCTAATGAATGGAATAGATTATATCAGCGTCGCTCACCCACCTACCGTTAAAAATGATTCTCATGAAGCTTTTAGTACATTTATTAAAAATGGCGCGTCTTTAGCCATTGTCAATGTCCTTGTTACAACCAATGCTCCAGTTAACTTGAGGACATGTAATAAAAAACTATATAACTCTTTACATCCCGGAAATCGAGAACTCGCTAAGGAAATGGGATATGGCTATTTTGAATGCTCAGATGAAGCTTATGTGTATTACCAGATTGAACCAAAATGCTTTGTGGGTTTAGTGATTGATGAAAGACTTATGTCAAAAAAAATAACAGAAATTGAATGGCTGTCTCCCCATGATTCAGATCACTTTCAGGTGCAATGCCTCAGTTTTCTTCATTTCTTAAAGGAAAACTATAATATCGAAGACGAATCCTTAGCTGAAAAAATTGCAAAGCCAGCTTTGCATTCATTTTCGGAACGCCTAGAACTTATCAATGAATGCCGGAATTTATTTTATCTTGGTCTCTCTAAAAGGCATGCCTCATGGGAAGAAATAACCGTGATAGATCTTTTAATCACATGGCTCCCTGAAAGGATGAAAATCTATAATACCGATGGTTTTGAAATCTGTCCTTAAAAAGGGGCGTTTATTCAATCATTACGTAAAAGCCTGTCATAAAATGATCTGAAGCTAGATGACAATCATTTTGTACAGGTTCGTCCATCTGATATAGCCTTTGCATAGAAGCATCAAAGGCCCCACTCAAAGAATAGCTAAACAAAATCTGGCTATTTTTACAGTTGGTAAAACCAATATCCAAAGTATCACAACAAAATGCCCCATTTTTAATTGTCACAGCAAATGGATCGTTGGGAAATCCTCCCCAACTTCCGGCCTCCCCATAATGACCTAAGAGACTTTTATCTCTAACATCATGACACCCTAAAGATTTTAAATAATGTTGGTAGAGTTTTTCTCCATTAAAACTTTCATAAAAACGCTCTCCAAAAGAAAACCACAATTCTTCTTTGGCAATATTTTGAATAGTATAGGCTTCCGCCTCTACGTATTCCATTTTCCCTCCCAAATGATCGTAGTGTGTGTTAAACATGTAAAACACTTTCCCTGTAAAGGTATCTTTAAATTTCCCCCAAATAATAATTCTTTGGCGAGATGCATCATAGCCAATAGAAGGTTCAGTTGGTGTAGGAGATAACCATTGAACCCCATGCTCTAAACATTCAAACCTCTCCGGTCGATAGCCTATTGCCAAAATTTCTCCAATCCATGTATCCGGTTTAACTTGATCCAATGGGAGTCCATCAAAAGCTGTGTACCCGATAAAACAATGATTGGGAAGCTTCTCTTTCAAAAAATTGGCCTGTTCGTAGGTCACTTCTTGGAAGTTAATAATGTCTGGAATGCGCTTGTATATGAAATTCGAATTCGCTTTTAACATTCCCTCCTTCACTAGATTATAGTGCCGAAATTCAAACTGATCATAAGGATTGGGATCATGAAAATGCACATTTTTAATCTTGGCTCCTTGAGGAAATCGGAAGACAAAATGCATGAAAAAATGGGGTGTATTTTCCTCGGATTTTTTTTCATTTTTTTGTTTGTAGTAATGATCTTGGAATACCCCATAAGAGGTATATTCTGCTTGAATATCTTCACAAACCTTTGTCTGAAGCACTTCTAAAACTTTTCTTAACTCTTGCCATTCTTCTTCATAAAGACTGCTAGCATGCCGTTTTAAAGCAATAATTAAACGATATGGATAAGGAAAGTTACCGTAAAGAACACCATTAGGATCTTGAGATGCTTTTAAGGCAATTCGAAAAAATTCAGTTTCATAAACAGGAAAAGGTTCTTTTTGACTAAATGTGCAGGTTCTGCACTCCGTCTGTTTTTCGCATTCAGCAAATTTAGAATCATATGGTAGATGCTTTACAAGAGATCTATAAATCTCATCTTGCATATACTGCATGACCTGTCTAGCTTCATCTTCCATTTGAAGGGTTTTAATATAATAATCTTTCCGTTTATCCCACGAATTTGCAGTTTCCTTATCATTGTAAGATGTGCGGATGTTGTAATTCGCTATATTAATGTAATTCTTGCTTTGAAAGGGAATAGCGGGGCAGTGCGCTTTATATTCGAAATGAGGACGATTTAACAGATGATGGATTTCACTGATACCAAATCCACTCATTCCACACAGAAAAAAAATAATCAATTTGTAATATGTCCGACTCATCATCCTCGCCTAAATATATTGATCTATTAAAATGAGCGCAGAGCAAAAGATCATATATTTCATATTAAAAATGGTAAAATAAAATTGCATGTTTAATCTACGCAATGATAAACACCACGTAGATTTTGGATGTTCTATTGATCAAACGTGAACACTAGGCCAATGAGCGTATGATCGGAACCAAAGTTTTTATTCTCTACATCACTCTTTTCTCCGGGAAGAAGGAGTTTCTGTGTCGTAGGATTAAATTCCGCTATTAAAGAAAAGGAATAGGTCGCTTGAATTCCCAGTCTACTGCGAAAACCCACATCCACCGTTGGACCTTGTATGACCCCATCAACAATTGGTGGAGCAAATTTAGCAGGGACATCCAGATGCTTAGGATAAGTTCCCGCTGCTCCAAAATGCCCTAGTTGAGTTTCATCTCTAAAATCGCATATTTTGCCATTCCGTCCATAAGATTGCGAATCGTCCTCACCGCCCGCATCGACAAACCAATTTTTATCACCAATAGAAAATGGCATATAACCTTGGCCTATTAGCTGGTTAATAAATCTTAGCTCTATCTCACCTGAACGCTTTCTTGATTCTTGAGACAAATGGTCAAAATGGGAGACAAGAACGGCATAATGTGTCTTCGTTGCAGTATCTAAGAATTTTCCAATGACTAATATCCGTTTATGTCTAGGACCTGATGCAAGCTCGTGACACTCGAGACTTTGAAGCTCAGCATGTTTCGGATTGTAAAGAATTGCATTAAAAGAATCGTACCTAAGCGAATTATCTTCAGCATGCCTTTTCTTTGTGACATCGATAGATTCTTGCGTGTGGCAGCTAAAACCAACAAGCTTCCAATCTGGAAAATGCGCTTCTAAATCCTGTGCTTGTGGAAGGTTAAATTCACTTAATCCACAAACGACCGGATCAACTTTTTCGATCATTTCCAATACAGAGAATCTCCTATTTTCCCAAAGATATTGAGGATATGCGTCTCTTTTATCCATAAATTGGTTTTTTATATTCCAAAAACAGATGCAAATTTGATCGACTTCTCTATCAGGCAATTTGCTTGGATTTTCAAGTTCTGGTCTATTAAGTCGGTAGGAGCTAGATATCATGATTTTTTTCTCACTTCGTATAGGGGATTTTGCATAGTTAGCCTGTCCTTATCTCAAAATACTATGTAACGCTGAACAATAAAAAACTATCTAAATTAGATGGTTCAATATGGCTTAGATTAGATGCACAGAAGCTTCGAACCATTTTCTCTTAGGCGCTTGAGCCCTATACTTTTTTTACTTGATACTCCAACCTGGATACTCCGGAGATAACTTACCGGCCTCATTTAGCCGGTGAAGATCGTCTTCAGATAGTCTTAACTGAGTCGATTTAATTTCTTCTAACTGAGTTGTGTTTTTTGCTCCAATGACGACAGTTGTCACGGTTTTTTTGATGCAACAACCAAGCGATGGCAACCTGCGCTACAGAGCCTTGTACTTTTCAGCTATCGATCGCATCGCTTCTACACATTTTGACTTTCAACTTATCAATCAGATGAAAATCATATTTAAAATAGCACCTTGACAGTTAACACGATTATTAAAAGAAGTCCATAGAGCTAACGTTTATTTTAATGTATTCACCATATTTTCCTTGAAAATCTCTAAGAGAGTGGATTAGATTCAAAATTTCGAAACTCATACTTGCAAAGATCAAATGGATAGACTTATTCGCATTGCTAACGCATCCGCTTTTTGGGGAGATCGCCCTTCTGCAGCTGCAACACTTCTTCAGCAAGTTCCCGATTTGGATTACATTACCTTGGACTACCTAGCTGAGGTCTCTCTGTCGATTATGGCCATCCAACGAGAAAAAAATCCTACTCTAGGTTATGCTAAAGATTTTATCGAAACAATTCGATCTCTTGTCCCCTTTTGGAAGAAGGGTTCGAAGGTTAAAATCATTGCAAATGCGGGTGGATTGAATCCATTTGGATGTGCCCAAGAATGCGCCAAAATCCTTAAAAGCACTGGCTGTGTTCATTTAAAGATTGGAATTGTGACGGGAGACGATGTCCTTTCCATCCTTCTCAAGTCCCCTGAAAATTTTCACAATTTAGAAACTCATGCGTCGATTGAAACGATTTCACCAAAGCTTGTCACCGCAAATGCTTACCTAGGAGCTTCTGCAATTGTCGAAGCGTTACAACAAGGCACCGATATCGTGATTACAGGACGTGTCGCAGATCCCAGCTTAACAGTAGCTCCTGCAGCCTTTCATTTTGGATGGGATCTTCAAGATTATGATCTACTTGCCAACGCGACAATTGCTGGTCACTTGATTGAATGTGGAACGCAAGCAACAGGAGGAATTCTGACGGATTGGCTAGATCTTCCGGCATCAGAAATGATCGGATTTCCGATTATCGAAATGGATCAAAAAGGGCATTTCACCTTAACAAAGCCCCCTCACACTGGTGGAATTGTGAATCTTCCTGTCATTAAGGAACAGTTGTTATATGAAATTGGAGACCCTGGCTCTTATTTAAGCCCAGATGTCAATGTGTCATTTTTGAACATTCAACTGCAAGAAGAAGCCCCTAATCGAGTAAGAGTAAGCGGAGGTAAAGGATCTCCCCCACCTACCAGTTATAAGGTGAGCGCCACATATAAAAATGGGTATCGAGCCGATGGACTGCTCACAATAATTGGAAGGGATGCGGATAAAAAGGCGCGAAAATGTGGTACCATCATTCTTGAACGTGTCAAACAAGCTGGATATAACTTGCAAGATTCATTGATTGAATGCATTGGAGCTGGAGATGCCACTTTAGGTATTATTCCGCAAGGCGCTTGTACAGAATGTGTATTAAAAGTCAGTGCCGCAGATGAAAACCGGGAAGCTTTAGAGTGTTTTGTTAAAGAATTTGCACCACTTGTCACAAGTGGTCCTCAAGGAACCACGGGCTATTTAACAGGCCGTCCCAAAATTTTACCCGTCTTTGGTTATTGGCCCTGCTTAATTGACACAAAAGATGTCACGCCTCGCACTCAAACGTATGCAGTGGAGCAACTATGCACAAATTGATCCATCTTTATGACATTGCCCATGCAAGAAGTGGTGACAAAGGTTCTGATTCCAATATTGGAGTTATTGCTTATACCAGTGAGGGTTATCAATTTCTTGTCGAAATACTCACATCGGAAAAAGTGCTGCAGTTTATGCAAAAGACGCAGGTAAAGAGCGTGATCCGTTATGAGTGGCCTAATTTAGGGGCATTGAATTTTGTACTTAAAGGGGCATTAGGAAAAGGTGCAAGCCGTTCCCTTCGCATTGATGCACAAGGCAAAGCACTAGGTCAAATCTTGCTTGAAATGCCTCTTGAAATCGATGAAAACAGATTAACAAAATGCTTAGCCTCATGAATACAAATATATTCGTCGAACATCCCAGCCATAACGTCGTGATCATCAAGTTAAACCGTCCTGAGAAAAGAAATGCCTTGAATATCAGCTTATTGCAGGATTTTCTTTCTACCTTGAAATCAACTGAAAAGGATCCCTCAAAAAGGGTTTTAATTCTTCAAGGAGAGGGTCCCGTTTTTTGTGCAGGCATGGATCTTGCCGAAGCCTGTGATACATCAAAATCAATCGAGTCGAGCGAAATTCTCGCCCAAGTTTTTTCCGCCCTTTATCACACACCCTTAATTACTATTGCGGCTGTACATGGGGCAGCTATCGCTGGTGGAGCGGGCCTTGTCACAGCATGTGATCTCGCCTTAGCTAGTGAAAATACCTTTTTTGGCTATCCTGAAACTCGACGAGGTTTAGTTGCCGCGCAAGTGATGGTTTTCTTAATGCGACAACTTAAACAAAAAGATTTGAAAGAACTCTTGCTGACAGGTGAACTAATTGATGCAAAAAAAGCGCAAGTGATTGGTTTAATTAATCAAGTTGTTCCTCAGGAAAAACTTCTTTTTGAAGCCTTAAAAATGGCAAATTCGGTTATCAATGGTGCTCCCGAGGCAACTCAAGAGACAAAACAACTCATTCAAAAACTCTATCCTTCAAAATTTGAAGAAGACCTCCTTTTAGCCCTCAGTAATCACCAACAAAGACGCCGCTCAAAAGAGGCACAAGAAGGGATGCAGGCCTTTCTAGAAAAAAGAAATCCGCAATGGGAAATATAAAGGTGCAGCTACGTATTTTAGAAGGGAATCGACTGAGTTTGGATGGAGGAGCCATGTTTGGCAATGCTCCAAAAGAATTGTGGAAACGGTGGATTGCTGCTGACGAATTGAATCGAATTCCTTTAGCAAGCCGCACGCTCCTCATTCAAGTTCAGGATCAAAATATTCTACTAGAAGCAGGAAGTGGGGCTTTTTTTGACCCGAAATTGCGTGAACGATATGGAATTAACAACGAGAATGTGCTGATTGAGAATTTGCAAAAGATAGGGCTTTCTCATCAACATATCGATGCAGTCGTGCTATCTCATTTGCATTTTGATCATGCAGGAGGCCTTTTATCTGCTTACAAAGCAAATTCTCCTCTCCAACTCCTTTTCCCGAATGCCCAATACTTTGTGGGAAAAGAGCATTGGGAATATGCTCAAAAGCCTCACATACGAGAAACAGCTTCGTTTATTCCTCAGCTCCATACTTTACTGCAAGAATCGGGTAGGCTTGTTTTGATTGAGGGAACATCCCACCCATCTTTGAATTTTGGTATTTCTTTTGTTTATTCCCATGGGCATACCCGAGGACTCATGCTAGCCAAATTGCGTGTTAATCATCACACAATTCTATTTGCCAGCGATTTAATCCCAGGCATTCCTTGGTTACATTTACCGATTACTATGGGGTATGATCGTTTTTCCGAGCTCATGGTGGACGAAAAAAGGCAAATTTTGTCCCAACTTGAAAAAGAAAATGGAGTGCTTATTTTTTGCCATGATCCATCCATGAGCTGTGGTAAACTTGGACGTAATCACTCAGAACGATATTCTGTCACTGCGATTCTAGAAAAAGATGGAATCCTTCAATTGAATTAAGCGACTAAATGCTTTTCTAAAATTTCTCTAAATTTTTTGGGGATTTCGATTTTTTGGCGCGTTGTGGCATCCAATGTCACATGAACCGTTTTGGCTGTCCCAACCAATTGTTGGTTTTCTTTATAAATGCGGTAATTCACAGTAAAAGCACTTGTTCCCACCCTTTCAATGGTCAAATGTACTTCCAACTTATTCCCTACTTGTAATGATACCAAATAATCGGCTTCCGCATGTACAATCACAAACACAAACTTTTCGTGATGGAAAACCTGGTTAAATCCCAATCCTTCAGATTCCACCCAATCTTCTAGAGCATCATGGGCAAAACGAAACTGACGCGGGAAATACAAAATTCCTGCCATATCTGTATCATGCATACGAACTTTATTATGACTGATGTACATGAGCATTCTCGATAAGTAAGAGGTTAAAAGAGTCCTTTGATGTAGCATATCCTGCAGAAAACTTTCAAGATTTTTAAAAAGAGGAATTGCAATTGCAGGATTTTTATGGCAGAACAGAAAGAAAGGTTTTGCCGTGAAACATCCATTGTCTCTTTACATGATTGTCACTCTTTCCGCCTTGGGAGGTTTGCTTTTTGGCTATGATACAGGCGTGATTTCTGGTGCCATTCTTTTTATTCGACATGATTTCAACCTGTCTTCATCACAAGTTGAAATTGTCATCAGTTCAGTCTTATTAGGCGCCATCGTGGGTAGTGCTTGCGCGGGTTTCCTTTCTGATCAATTAGGAAGATGGCGCTTGCTGTTCTTTACTGCTTGTTTGTTTACGATTGCCTCCGTTGCTTCAGCATTTGCGCCCCAGTTTAGTTGGTTAGCTATCAGTCGCATTTTTATTGGGATAGCCCTGGGGATTTCTTCTGCGATTGTTCCCCTATACATTTCTGAAATCTCCCCCGCTCCCATTCGGGGACGTCTCGTTTCTCTTAATCAATTAGCCATCACCATTGGCATTTTAGTTTCCTATTGTGTCGATTATGCTTTTGCGTATAGCGAAAACTGGCGTTGGATGATCGGGCTTGGAGCGTTTCCCTCTTTCATTTTTGGAATCGGCATGCTCTTTCTCCCAGAAAGCCCCCGTTGGCTGATCAAAAAAGGGCTAGAAACAGAAGCCAAACGGATTCTGCATATTCTTCACGGGAAGAAAGAAGCGGAACGGGAGATTCAAGAGATTCGTCAAGTATCTGCCGGCTCGAACACAAACGCTTTTGTTTTCACACCATGGGTAAAGCGCATGCTGGTCGTTGGAATTGGCCTGGCGATCTTTCAACAAGCGACTGGAATCAATACAATTATTTACTATGCTCCGATCATTTTTGAATTAGCTGGGTTTAAATCTGCTGTGGGGGCCGTTTTTGCAACGAGTATTATCGGTGCCGTTAATCTCATTGCCACCCTCTTTGCACTTAAGCTGTTAGACACTTTAGGAAGAAGAATTTTGCTCTTAATAGGGCTGGCAGGGATGATTTTCAGTTTGTTTGCTCTCGGTTTGGCCTCTTCAATCCCTCATGTTTCCGAAATGCTCGGAGAAATCACCCTCGCCTGCTTAATTGTGTATGTTTGCTCTTTTGCGATTAGCTTGGGCCCCATCTTTTGGTTGCTGATATCTGAAATTTATCCTCTCGAAATTCGCGGTAAAGCGATGAGTATTGCGACTATCACGAATTGGTTAACCAATTTCATCGTAGCGTTCACTTTTCTTACGCTAATCCACTCTTTGGGGCAAGCGGGGACTTTTTGGCTGTATGGCCTAATCTCCATCGTAGCATGGTTTTTTTGTTACTTTCTTGTTCCTGAAACCAAAAATAAAACATTGGAAGAAATCGAAATGCAGAAAATCGTCTAGTAATAAGCGGTTCACACTCTTGTGCGAATAATGCAAATCGGGTATTTTTTGAGGATCTTTACTGAATAAAAGGACGTTTAAAACGCCATGCAAATCTCCACGATTTCCTATTTAAATGAAAAAGGGATTCTCTCCAAAGAATGCAAGCATCAGATTGCGGATGATGTATTAATTCGCGGCTACGAAACAATGGTACTAACCCGCAGTGTGGATGATCGGATGATTACCCTCCAAAGGCAAGGTAGCATTTCATTTGCCTTAAGTTCGCTTGGAGAAGAAGCCTGTGCCGTTGCAAGCGCGGCCGCTCTCGATCTTGCGGATTGGATGTATCCGCAATATAGAGAACTCGGAGTGATGTTTTGGCGTGGTTTCACCATTCAGCAATACCTCCACCATATGTTCGGGAATAAGGAAGACTTGATTATGGGCAGACAAATGCCCAACCACTTTGGTTCTAAGGCTTTAAATGTTGTGCCTGTCTCCTCTCCCATCGGAACGAAAATCCCTCATGCTGCTGGCTGCGCTTATGCGATGAAAATACAGAAAGAGGAAGCTGTGGCAGTTGCCTATTTTGGCGACGGAGCTACTTCTGAAGGAGATTTCCACGTGGGCCTTAATTTCGCAGCAGTCCGTAAAGCTCCGGCCATTTTCTTTTGTCGCAATAATGGTTACGCTATTTCAACTCCTTGTACCAGTCAATTTGCCTCTGATGGAATTTATCCCAAAGGGATTGGTTATGGAATTCAAGCTTTTCGAGTCGATGGCAATGACTTTTTTGCTGTCCACGAAACGGTAGCAAAAGCTAAACAGCTCTGCCTCGAAGGGCATGGTCCTATTTTAATTGAAGCGATGACCTACCGGATGGGAGCTCACTCAACTTCGGATGATCCAAGTCGCTACCGTTCTGAGGAAGAGGTTAAGTCATGGGAAAATAAATGCCCTGTTCGCAGATTGCGTTTGTACTTGGAATCTAAAAAACTTTGGAATGCTGAAAAAGAAGAAGCTTTGCTTGCAAAAATTAAAAAAGAAATCGATGAAGCGATCCAAGTGGCTAAAAAAACGGAACACCCGCCCCTACACTCGATGATCGAAGATGTCTATTTTGAAATTCCACAACGCCTAAAAGAGGAATTTCAAGCTGTGAATCAATTATTTGGGGAAAAAGGATAGATCCATGCCAGAAATGAACATTATCCAAGCTTTAAATCATACGCTGCATCAGCAATTCGCTAAAGATGGCCGATTGGTCGCTTTCGGTGAGGATGCCGGTTCTTTTGGAGGCGTTTTTCGTGTCACAGCTGGTTTACATGATGCCTTTGGAGATGACCGCTGCTTTGATACACCTTTGGCAGAACAAGGGATTATTGGATTTGGTATCGGAATGGCACAAAGAGGATTAAAACCGATTTGTGAAATTCAATTTGCCGATTATATTTTTCCTGCTTATGACCAAATTGTGAACGAACTCGCCAAAATGCGCTACCGCACTGCTGGACAATATACCTCCTCGTTAGTAATACGCACACCCTACGGTGGAGGCATTCATGGCGGACATTACCATTCACAATCTCCCGAAGCACAATTTTTATCTGTACCAGGACTTGTTGTCATTGTAGTCACTTCTCCGTATGATGCCAAAGGCCTTCTCACTGCCGCTATTCAATCAAATGATCCTGTGATTTTCTTTGAGCCCAAACGGTTATACCGGGCTCTTAAAGAAGACGTCCCTGAAGAGGAATATGTCATTCCCATTGGGAAAGCAGCTGTTGCACGTATCGGAAAAGAAGTCACACTCATTGGCTGGGGAGCACAACATCATCAAAACATGGAAGCTGCCGAAAAACTCGCTCAAGAACATCATGTAGATGTTGAAGTGATCAATTTACGCACACTGAATCCTCTCGATATTCCTTGCATTGTCAACTCTGTACAAAAGACAGGTCGCTGTGTGGTAGCTCATGAAGCCCCTTTAACAGCTGGCTTCGGTGCTGAAATTGCAGCCACCATTATGGAACAATGTTTTTTAAGTCTCGAAGCCCCCGTTAAAAGATGCTGTGGCTTGGACACACCTTTTCCTCATACGCTTGAACACGAATATCTGCCAGATGCCAATCGCGTGATTCAAGCTGTTCTCGAAACCATGCATTATTAATCAGAGGTTGCAATGGAAAAAATCTTTACTGTGACACTTCCTGATATTGGTGAAGGCGTTGTCGAGGGAGAAGTGATCGAATGGATCAAGTCACTGGATACAAGACTTGAGCAAGATGAACCTGTGGTGATTGTCATGACAGATAAAGCCACCGTCGAACTTCCTGCCCCTCATCCCGGAAAACTTGTCAGAATATACTATCAACCGGGTGAAATCGCCATTAAAGGCAAACCTCTTTACGATATTGAATTGGAGGAGGCTATTCATCCGACGCCTCAGCAAAAAAAGGCTGAGCAAATAGCGAGTACACAGCCCCTTCCCAAAAAGGTCAAAACGAAAGCTCCAAGTTGTACACAGGAAAAAAGTCTGGCAGCTCCAGCTACCCGTAAAATGGCCCGCGATCTGGGATTAGATTTGTCCACGATTTCTGCAACTGGTGCCCACGGTGAAATTACTATAGATGACATCAAAAAATATGTCTCTCAATCCCCTGAAGAAAGCTGCCCACCTCCCCTCTCTTTACCTGACGACCAAATAGAGCCTTTGATCGGCATTCGGCAGTTAATGGCGCAAAAGATGTCTCTTTCTAAACGTTTTATTCCCCATTTTTCCTACTTTGAGCAAGTAGAAGCTACACGTTTAGTAAAACTGCGCCAGAAAATAAAAGAAGAAGCCGCCAAAGAAAATATCAATGCCACCTACATGCCTTTTTTAATCCGAGCCCTTTCGTTAACGCTTAAACAATATCCACTTTTTAACAGTTCTGTAGATGCCAAAAATCAGTCCATTCGCATCCACCAACCTCACAACATTGGGATTGCAATGGCCACAAAACTGGGATTGATCGTGGCAGTCCTTAAACATGTGGAAAAGATGTCTTTAGCAGACATTATTCGGGAATATGAGCAGCTCAAAAACCG
Encoded proteins:
- a CDS encoding acyclic terpene utilization AtuA family protein; translation: MDRLIRIANASAFWGDRPSAAATLLQQVPDLDYITLDYLAEVSLSIMAIQREKNPTLGYAKDFIETIRSLVPFWKKGSKVKIIANAGGLNPFGCAQECAKILKSTGCVHLKIGIVTGDDVLSILLKSPENFHNLETHASIETISPKLVTANAYLGASAIVEALQQGTDIVITGRVADPSLTVAPAAFHFGWDLQDYDLLANATIAGHLIECGTQATGGILTDWLDLPASEMIGFPIIEMDQKGHFTLTKPPHTGGIVNLPVIKEQLLYEIGDPGSYLSPDVNVSFLNIQLQEEAPNRVRVSGGKGSPPPTSYKVSATYKNGYRADGLLTIIGRDADKKARKCGTIILERVKQAGYNLQDSLIECIGAGDATLGIIPQGACTECVLKVSAADENREALECFVKEFAPLVTSGPQGTTGYLTGRPKILPVFGYWPCLIDTKDVTPRTQTYAVEQLCTN
- a CDS encoding AtuA-related protein; translated protein: MHKLIHLYDIAHARSGDKGSDSNIGVIAYTSEGYQFLVEILTSEKVLQFMQKTQVKSVIRYEWPNLGALNFVLKGALGKGASRSLRIDAQGKALGQILLEMPLEIDENRLTKCLAS
- a CDS encoding enoyl-CoA hydratase/isomerase family protein, translated to MNTNIFVEHPSHNVVIIKLNRPEKRNALNISLLQDFLSTLKSTEKDPSKRVLILQGEGPVFCAGMDLAEACDTSKSIESSEILAQVFSALYHTPLITIAAVHGAAIAGGAGLVTACDLALASENTFFGYPETRRGLVAAQVMVFLMRQLKQKDLKELLLTGELIDAKKAQVIGLINQVVPQEKLLFEALKMANSVINGAPEATQETKQLIQKLYPSKFEEDLLLALSNHQQRRRSKEAQEGMQAFLEKRNPQWEI
- a CDS encoding MBL fold metallo-hydrolase — encoded protein: MGNIKVQLRILEGNRLSLDGGAMFGNAPKELWKRWIAADELNRIPLASRTLLIQVQDQNILLEAGSGAFFDPKLRERYGINNENVLIENLQKIGLSHQHIDAVVLSHLHFDHAGGLLSAYKANSPLQLLFPNAQYFVGKEHWEYAQKPHIRETASFIPQLHTLLQESGRLVLIEGTSHPSLNFGISFVYSHGHTRGLMLAKLRVNHHTILFASDLIPGIPWLHLPITMGYDRFSELMVDEKRQILSQLEKENGVLIFCHDPSMSCGKLGRNHSERYSVTAILEKDGILQLN
- a CDS encoding acyl-CoA thioesterase — protein: MLHQRTLLTSYLSRMLMYISHNKVRMHDTDMAGILYFPRQFRFAHDALEDWVESEGLGFNQVFHHEKFVFVIVHAEADYLVSLQVGNKLEVHLTIERVGTSAFTVNYRIYKENQQLVGTAKTVHVTLDATTRQKIEIPKKFREILEKHLVA
- a CDS encoding sugar porter family MFS transporter, whose protein sequence is MKHPLSLYMIVTLSALGGLLFGYDTGVISGAILFIRHDFNLSSSQVEIVISSVLLGAIVGSACAGFLSDQLGRWRLLFFTACLFTIASVASAFAPQFSWLAISRIFIGIALGISSAIVPLYISEISPAPIRGRLVSLNQLAITIGILVSYCVDYAFAYSENWRWMIGLGAFPSFIFGIGMLFLPESPRWLIKKGLETEAKRILHILHGKKEAEREIQEIRQVSAGSNTNAFVFTPWVKRMLVVGIGLAIFQQATGINTIIYYAPIIFELAGFKSAVGAVFATSIIGAVNLIATLFALKLLDTLGRRILLLIGLAGMIFSLFALGLASSIPHVSEMLGEITLACLIVYVCSFAISLGPIFWLLISEIYPLEIRGKAMSIATITNWLTNFIVAFTFLTLIHSLGQAGTFWLYGLISIVAWFFCYFLVPETKNKTLEEIEMQKIV
- a CDS encoding thiamine pyrophosphate-dependent dehydrogenase E1 component subunit alpha — its product is MQISTISYLNEKGILSKECKHQIADDVLIRGYETMVLTRSVDDRMITLQRQGSISFALSSLGEEACAVASAAALDLADWMYPQYRELGVMFWRGFTIQQYLHHMFGNKEDLIMGRQMPNHFGSKALNVVPVSSPIGTKIPHAAGCAYAMKIQKEEAVAVAYFGDGATSEGDFHVGLNFAAVRKAPAIFFCRNNGYAISTPCTSQFASDGIYPKGIGYGIQAFRVDGNDFFAVHETVAKAKQLCLEGHGPILIEAMTYRMGAHSTSDDPSRYRSEEEVKSWENKCPVRRLRLYLESKKLWNAEKEEALLAKIKKEIDEAIQVAKKTEHPPLHSMIEDVYFEIPQRLKEEFQAVNQLFGEKG